A single genomic interval of Wolbachia endosymbiont of Diaphorina citri harbors:
- a CDS encoding tetratricopeptide repeat protein encodes MVKAIGYLRTDSQAVKLDREEKSFQFKNRIRRQYNPNDINIAKLFLAIREHRTDNPQLNKISEIEGLLTQVQNINDIDLNDSNNTLLHVAVSKDHQDIIELLLNVSGIDQNIKNKDGKTPLDIAKQSNKEKIIQILEEHLKKFSDQVKRLSAQEEEVHEKLRKFVKDFVFIYERSLSEYYERLESQKGKPGKWADFANKVMYIGKGGTEQGEAESKVIPLIGINILRATISSIGIKHNRAELKKLIDQLYIFKTNPIKVREELVKSGIEIFQSFESQFVQVTADGSWQRAMTKLAEDAVSRVIDYYRENTEEEFQANSITKGIILGKSKKYKQTFTNFPHIKPGHTLESKNSWNTAELFDKAGLVTIKRDGSADKYYERIDGKSDTSKYGYRLLFKWEVEKKIKKFTIEYIEENPPREEYRYVLKSDGKTNEGWEDELLNEINKQDSKLVEERLLSNFKEEMEQEAEKNFNELEDYIAKNFDELSSYVEGNQNEIKRVFSELISQHRQASQKIEDSIKEGRKESKESFEKVGKKLDEIHSLIVAGQQVREPVWFDVKKPVNLFTGREEELIDLHNKIQRSSEKVTVISQITSISGLGGIGKTEIAKQYIQDYSKDYYNDVIWINAESEVTLVESFTRLAKNKLKIDTRDTDGKEKDIQAIVEEVYKFFSDSKSLFIFDDAEKSNYLNKFLPLHDLLPDGNRPYILITSRNREWERGIEVINLNELKSEEAIEFVKKGLSIEDESQNEKIKALVEKLQHFPLAIQQAISYIEDQRFKGKFDIDDYLKEYEKKTKDLLDSKVFRGIDNDYAKTTFTTWKITIDKIASDIENGELALRILNIISYLAPEKISREVFKGLTGSNEEELRSAVRLLIKYSMVNGEQKQSVLSTHTLVQEVTRIGLEEEGKSEEVMEETFALLRASFPYGSNKLEDSLKKRELLPHLEAFLSHIDNWLKKNPEDKQKMEKGYLERLLIWMSDGYFSLGNPKRQKELLERALPILEKHYGEEHFEVAKRLVNLSTSYVALGDYQNAKDLLERALKIGKQRYEEEHFQLARILVNLSINYRALGDYQSAKDLLERAFPTLEKHYGENHPLLAQVLVNLSITYGSLGDYEGAKKLIERVLSILGGSYGEEHFESAKILINLSISYEGLGDYQTAKELLERALPILENYYGENHFQVAIARARQGINYMALGDYGRAEKLLEKALPILEDHYGADHFEVAKALVKLSVVYRDSVDYQGAKELLERALPILEKYYGEDHFEIGMILESLGTDCLALGDYEEAKELLGRALSILEKNYARDHVEAAKILVNLSVACVELGDYEEAKRLLERALPILENHYGEDHFEVAIALEDLAVAYLASGDVQRAKELLERASAIYQRGKVEECLLSISPVIRKREVKIGECKLSWKDVDEFNTEEDAKRDFSKIKIDSEKFLHYIKDLPEDKYFQLIELADKVEVTGRFCDLINKLTSNQKVMNHLNRVKKISSITMHGMMAKNVLADFLNGDYRGVAINVGLIEGGQGFAKVAEVASRKGLNLLSEGKALLGRSLRVASPFLARGTSAFVIYDLVNQVKAFTNGTEEALVGIIGDSIYLGVDSAEIGIEVAEGFEVLEGVSSVTGPIGAGIGAVVFVGTDIYTAVKRVDKIDQLIHLTRGENFIEGLRSFIGMQPEGYIEELMEEKQLYNQLVKQGFEYLKKHNDIQSYVFPTSQSFLGSCRTVPYQVLQCGGAGFGELCMRRINVTLYKEECTTKLRMDLDSKVLLDRKRTDIKWSRARPDNPSGGKLFCFSQGNDEPAPSYGSYLCENAVGLSNNKKEEHTLINLGEGEDYAKGFKDSPNIFVVNDGSKEYYGGNKNDIFVLQGDLIEGFLYGEDGIDTLDLTEFAQEAVNVNVYLNGNTGTIVYKHHGYHAFKIDSLERVLGRKAKSERIFSTCYTKFLDGQGGAKNDSDIITINNNDCTHKTQIIVRPNTVVYNQALEGSFDYLVPLNCSGSAELSFIYEPERFNVTNTFWFAYEPADIKSIDVKYINVFNRTKHEVKFNFIESDKEFNVTIFYSENPSYRLENNGEIRIGNKDNLYMLQSSNESAEEIIKNYLPIANRLNKMSFFIQSLLSNETVVIGSGNHEVIHNNPAYKSHLVGNGGENVYVIDSEIDNVPEVVIHDIDEENSIDTIDLRSVVKKAKDNFELQVIKFENDLLLRATVEKQKDEYFTVRLKDGVERYNKTHVIVENAPMIINFDNNQWSLKPQPLMFEKDKEIIVVMGQDVEKGTELVTPRKGGNYTFVRSNSNDLMITNAFDSTITRDDLCSITLNKFYTTPKMKTLSIKFADKEIVLKDYDKEISTARDVDVVRKEYEDQVYNDVFTEVMLSDQPHRHRHEHSRQHIRNRRMVSSSTRPSSWINDLFGWVKNSIGRFRIALPEISANYSNTAGTSQFSSKVCISNNIGLGFFLLQSFLDKKYPLPKFCSATHEEVLADTLNIMEEFKKTLKKTAKQSGVSVKGFDFFKVYSDIEGHVRNERYSKMPSTLYSVVEEAYPKNEKFLSIFKGNIEKMFDEQQIVNSKSQPHDIVDNKPRSYLNNTTVDKQLQGSYYAISF; translated from the coding sequence ATGGTAAAAGCAATAGGTTATCTCAGGACAGATTCACAAGCAGTTAAGTTAGATAGGGAAGAAAAATCTTTTCAATTTAAAAATAGAATAAGACGTCAATATAACCCTAATGATATTAACATTGCCAAATTGTTTCTTGCGATACGTGAGCATAGAACGGATAATCCTCAGCTAAATAAGATTAGTGAAATTGAAGGATTACTTACTCAAGTACAAAATATTAATGATATTGATCTCAATGATAGTAATAATACACTTCTACATGTTGCTGTAAGTAAAGATCATCAAGATATTATCGAACTTCTTTTGAATGTGTCTGGTATAGACCAAAACATTAAAAATAAGGATGGTAAAACTCCACTTGATATTGCCAAGCAATCAAACAAGGAAAAGATTATTCAGATTTTAGAAGAACATTTAAAAAAATTTTCTGATCAAGTAAAAAGACTTTCTGCACAGGAGGAGGAAGTACATGAAAAGCTAAGAAAGTTTGTTAAAGATTTTGTATTTATTTATGAACGCTCTTTATCAGAATATTATGAAAGACTAGAAAGTCAAAAAGGAAAGCCAGGTAAATGGGCTGATTTTGCTAATAAAGTAATGTATATAGGAAAAGGTGGAACAGAACAAGGAGAAGCGGAATCAAAAGTAATTCCTCTTATTGGAATTAACATTCTTCGAGCAACAATATCCAGCATTGGCATTAAGCATAATAGAGCAGAGCTTAAAAAGCTGATAGATCAGTTGTATATCTTTAAAACGAATCCGATCAAAGTTAGGGAAGAGTTAGTAAAATCTGGTATCGAAATCTTTCAAAGCTTTGAGAGCCAATTTGTGCAAGTAACAGCAGATGGGAGTTGGCAGAGAGCAATGACAAAATTAGCAGAAGATGCTGTAAGCAGAGTGATTGATTACTATAGAGAAAATACCGAAGAAGAGTTTCAGGCTAACTCAATTACTAAGGGTATTATTTTGGGAAAGTCAAAAAAATATAAACAAACTTTCACTAATTTTCCTCATATTAAGCCAGGACACACGTTAGAAAGTAAAAATTCATGGAATACGGCAGAATTATTTGATAAAGCGGGATTAGTAACGATAAAGCGTGATGGTAGTGCTGATAAATACTACGAAAGAATAGACGGAAAGAGTGATACTAGCAAATATGGCTATCGTCTTCTTTTTAAATGGGAAGTAGAAAAGAAGATAAAAAAATTCACAATAGAATACATTGAAGAAAATCCTCCTAGAGAAGAGTATAGGTATGTTTTAAAGTCAGATGGGAAAACAAATGAAGGATGGGAAGATGAATTATTGAATGAGATTAATAAGCAAGATTCGAAGTTAGTCGAAGAGAGGTTGCTAAGCAATTTCAAAGAAGAAATGGAGCAAGAAGCTGAAAAAAACTTCAATGAATTAGAGGATTATATAGCTAAGAATTTTGATGAGCTATCAAGTTATGTAGAAGGTAATCAAAATGAGATTAAGAGAGTCTTTAGTGAGTTAATTAGTCAACATCGACAAGCTAGTCAAAAGATAGAAGATTCTATTAAAGAGGGAAGGAAAGAAAGTAAAGAAAGCTTCGAGAAAGTAGGTAAAAAGCTTGATGAAATACATAGTCTAATTGTAGCAGGACAACAAGTAAGGGAACCTGTTTGGTTTGATGTTAAAAAGCCAGTAAATTTATTTACTGGGAGAGAAGAAGAGTTGATTGATCTACATAACAAGATACAACGTAGTTCAGAAAAGGTAACAGTAATATCACAAATAACCTCAATTAGCGGTTTAGGGGGAATAGGAAAAACTGAGATAGCTAAACAGTATATTCAAGATTATAGCAAAGATTATTATAACGATGTTATATGGATTAATGCTGAGAGTGAGGTAACTCTTGTTGAATCATTTACTCGATTAGCAAAGAATAAGCTAAAAATTGATACAAGAGATACAGATGGAAAAGAAAAGGATATACAAGCTATTGTAGAAGAGGTTTACAAATTTTTCAGTGATAGCAAGAGCTTATTCATTTTTGATGATGCCGAAAAAAGTAATTATTTGAATAAATTTTTACCACTGCATGATTTATTACCGGATGGTAATAGACCATATATTTTAATTACTTCTCGTAATCGAGAGTGGGAAAGAGGAATAGAAGTTATTAATCTAAACGAATTAAAGTCAGAAGAAGCAATAGAATTTGTAAAAAAGGGCTTGAGTATAGAAGATGAATCTCAAAATGAAAAGATAAAAGCTTTAGTAGAAAAGTTACAACACTTTCCTTTAGCTATACAGCAAGCGATATCATATATTGAAGATCAAAGATTCAAAGGAAAATTTGATATAGATGATTATCTAAAGGAATATGAAAAGAAGACAAAAGACTTGCTTGATTCCAAAGTATTCAGGGGAATTGATAATGACTATGCCAAAACAACTTTTACAACTTGGAAGATTACAATCGATAAAATAGCAAGTGATATAGAGAATGGAGAATTAGCTTTAAGGATTCTTAATATTATATCTTATCTTGCACCTGAGAAGATTAGTAGAGAAGTATTTAAAGGTTTGACAGGGAGTAATGAAGAGGAATTAAGATCTGCTGTTCGTTTACTTATAAAATATTCTATGGTGAATGGTGAACAAAAGCAAAGTGTGTTGAGTACTCATACATTAGTTCAGGAAGTGACGAGAATAGGGTTAGAAGAAGAGGGTAAAAGCGAAGAAGTTATGGAAGAGACTTTCGCGCTACTCAGAGCAAGTTTTCCTTATGGTAGTAATAAATTAGAAGACTCTTTAAAGAAACGAGAATTATTACCGCACTTAGAGGCATTTTTATCACATATAGATAATTGGTTAAAAAAGAACCCTGAAGATAAACAAAAAATGGAAAAGGGTTACCTTGAGAGGTTGTTGATATGGATGAGTGATGGGTATTTTAGCTTAGGTAATCCTAAAAGACAAAAAGAATTACTAGAAAGGGCATTGCCTATTTTAGAGAAACATTATGGAGAAGAGCATTTTGAAGTAGCTAAAAGACTAGTAAATCTAAGCACCAGTTATGTAGCTTTAGGTGATTACCAAAATGCAAAAGATTTGCTAGAAAGAGCTTTAAAAATTGGAAAGCAACGTTATGAAGAAGAGCATTTTCAATTAGCTAGAATACTAGTAAATCTGAGTATAAATTATCGAGCTTTAGGTGATTACCAAAGTGCAAAAGATCTGCTGGAGAGAGCTTTTCCTACTTTAGAGAAGCATTATGGGGAGAATCATCCTTTACTAGCTCAAGTACTAGTAAACCTGAGTATTACCTATGGATCTTTAGGTGATTATGAAGGAGCGAAAAAGTTAATAGAAAGAGTATTATCTATTTTAGGTGGCAGTTATGGAGAAGAGCACTTTGAGTCAGCTAAAATATTAATAAATCTTAGTATTTCTTATGAAGGTTTAGGTGATTATCAGACAGCAAAAGAGTTACTAGAAAGGGCGCTGCCTATTTTAGAAAATTATTATGGAGAAAATCATTTTCAGGTAGCTATAGCTCGAGCAAGACAGGGTATCAATTACATGGCTTTAGGTGATTATGGAAGAGCAGAAAAGTTGCTAGAAAAGGCTTTGCCTATTTTAGAGGATCATTACGGAGCAGATCATTTTGAAGTAGCTAAAGCGTTAGTAAAGCTGAGTGTTGTCTATAGAGATTCCGTTGATTATCAAGGGGCAAAAGAGTTGCTAGAGAGAGCTTTACCCATTTTAGAGAAGTACTATGGAGAAGATCATTTTGAAATAGGAATGATTTTAGAAAGTTTAGGTACTGATTGTCTAGCTTTAGGTGATTATGAAGAAGCAAAAGAGTTGCTAGGGAGGGCTTTATCTATTTTAGAGAAAAATTATGCAAGAGATCATGTTGAAGCAGCTAAAATATTAGTAAATCTTAGTGTCGCCTGTGTAGAGTTAGGTGATTATGAAGAAGCAAAAAGGTTGCTAGAAAGGGCATTACCTATTTTAGAGAATCATTATGGAGAAGATCATTTTGAAGTAGCTATAGCCTTAGAAGATTTAGCTGTTGCGTATCTAGCTTCAGGTGATGTTCAGAGAGCAAAAGAGTTGTTAGAAAGGGCTTCTGCAATATATCAAAGAGGTAAAGTTGAAGAATGTTTGCTGAGTATAAGTCCAGTAATAAGGAAAAGAGAAGTAAAGATTGGGGAATGTAAACTGTCTTGGAAAGATGTAGATGAATTTAATACAGAAGAGGATGCAAAAAGAGATTTTAGTAAAATTAAAATAGATAGTGAAAAGTTTCTTCATTACATAAAAGATTTACCGGAAGATAAGTATTTTCAGCTAATTGAGCTAGCGGATAAAGTTGAAGTTACGGGTAGGTTTTGCGACTTAATCAATAAACTCACCAGTAATCAGAAGGTTATGAATCATTTAAATAGAGTAAAGAAAATCTCTAGCATAACTATGCATGGAATGATGGCTAAAAATGTTTTAGCTGACTTTTTAAACGGAGATTATCGAGGTGTAGCGATTAATGTAGGTTTGATAGAAGGTGGTCAAGGATTTGCTAAAGTTGCTGAAGTTGCATCTCGTAAAGGGTTAAATTTACTCTCAGAAGGAAAGGCATTACTTGGTAGGTCTTTAAGGGTTGCATCACCTTTTCTTGCTCGAGGTACTTCTGCGTTTGTTATTTATGATCTAGTAAATCAGGTAAAAGCATTTACAAATGGTACTGAAGAAGCACTAGTTGGCATAATAGGAGATAGTATTTATCTTGGAGTGGATAGCGCAGAGATTGGTATAGAAGTTGCTGAAGGTTTTGAAGTATTAGAAGGAGTGTCAAGTGTTACTGGACCAATTGGAGCAGGAATTGGAGCTGTAGTATTTGTTGGTACTGATATTTATACGGCAGTAAAGAGAGTAGATAAGATTGATCAACTTATTCACCTAACTAGAGGAGAAAATTTTATTGAAGGGTTACGTTCATTTATAGGTATGCAACCTGAAGGATATATAGAAGAGTTAATGGAGGAAAAACAACTTTATAACCAGTTGGTTAAGCAAGGATTTGAGTATTTAAAGAAGCATAATGATATTCAAAGTTATGTATTCCCTACTAGTCAATCATTTCTAGGTTCTTGTCGTACAGTACCATACCAAGTGCTTCAGTGTGGTGGTGCTGGATTTGGAGAATTATGTATGAGAAGAATTAATGTTACATTGTATAAAGAAGAATGCACAACTAAACTTCGAATGGATTTAGACAGTAAAGTACTGCTTGATAGAAAAAGAACCGATATAAAATGGAGTAGAGCAAGGCCGGATAATCCAAGTGGTGGAAAATTGTTTTGTTTCTCGCAGGGAAATGACGAACCTGCTCCAAGTTATGGATCATATTTATGTGAAAATGCGGTTGGTTTGTCTAATAATAAGAAAGAAGAACATACTCTAATTAATTTAGGAGAAGGTGAAGATTATGCAAAAGGATTTAAGGATAGCCCGAACATATTTGTAGTGAATGATGGTTCTAAAGAATATTATGGAGGAAATAAGAATGATATATTTGTTTTACAGGGAGATCTTATAGAAGGATTCTTGTATGGAGAAGATGGAATAGATACCTTAGATCTGACTGAATTTGCTCAAGAAGCTGTAAATGTGAATGTTTATTTAAATGGAAACACTGGTACTATTGTATATAAACACCATGGGTATCATGCTTTCAAAATTGATTCATTGGAAAGAGTGCTTGGTAGAAAAGCCAAGTCAGAACGTATATTTAGTACATGCTATACAAAATTTTTAGATGGACAAGGTGGCGCTAAAAATGATTCGGATATTATAACAATAAACAATAACGACTGTACTCATAAGACGCAAATAATAGTAAGACCTAATACAGTAGTATACAATCAAGCATTAGAAGGAAGCTTTGATTATCTAGTACCATTGAATTGTAGTGGAAGTGCTGAGCTTAGTTTTATTTATGAACCTGAAAGGTTTAATGTAACCAATACATTTTGGTTTGCATATGAGCCAGCTGATATAAAAAGTATCGATGTGAAATATATAAATGTTTTCAATAGAACTAAACATGAGGTAAAATTCAATTTTATTGAGTCAGATAAAGAGTTTAATGTAACGATCTTCTATTCAGAAAATCCTTCTTACAGATTAGAAAATAATGGTGAAATAAGAATAGGTAATAAAGATAATTTGTATATGCTACAAAGTAGTAATGAATCTGCTGAAGAAATTATCAAGAACTATTTACCTATAGCAAATAGACTAAATAAAATGTCATTCTTTATACAATCACTTTTAAGTAATGAGACAGTGGTAATAGGAAGTGGAAATCATGAAGTAATACATAATAATCCAGCATATAAGAGTCATTTAGTAGGTAATGGCGGTGAAAATGTGTATGTAATTGATTCTGAGATTGATAACGTTCCAGAGGTTGTTATTCATGACATTGATGAAGAGAATTCAATAGATACGATTGATTTAAGAAGTGTAGTAAAAAAAGCAAAAGACAATTTTGAATTACAAGTAATTAAATTTGAAAATGATTTGTTATTAAGAGCAACAGTAGAAAAGCAAAAAGATGAATATTTTACTGTGAGATTAAAAGATGGAGTAGAGAGGTATAATAAGACTCATGTGATAGTAGAAAATGCTCCTATGATAATCAACTTTGATAATAATCAGTGGAGTTTAAAACCACAACCTTTAATGTTTGAAAAGGATAAAGAAATTATTGTGGTAATGGGTCAAGATGTAGAAAAAGGTACTGAGCTTGTTACACCTAGAAAAGGAGGAAATTATACATTTGTTCGCAGTAATAGTAACGATCTAATGATAACGAATGCTTTTGACTCGACTATTACTAGAGATGATCTTTGCAGTATTACACTTAATAAATTCTATACAACACCTAAGATGAAAACGTTATCAATAAAATTTGCTGATAAAGAAATAGTGTTAAAGGATTATGATAAGGAAATAAGTACGGCAAGAGATGTGGATGTTGTGAGAAAAGAATATGAAGATCAAGTATATAATGATGTTTTCACAGAAGTTATGTTATCTGACCAGCCTCATAGACATAGGCATGAACATAGCAGGCAGCACATTAGAAATCGTAGAATGGTGAGTAGTAGTACAAGACCATCTTCGTGGATAAATGATTTATTTGGTTGGGTAAAGAACTCTATAGGTAGGTTTAGAATTGCTCTGCCTGAGATCTCAGCAAATTATTCTAATACAGCTGGTACTAGCCAATTTAGCAGTAAAGTTTGTATCAGTAACAATATTGGTTTAGGATTTTTCTTACTACAAAGTTTCCTAGATAAAAAATATCCTCTGCCTAAGTTTTGTTCTGCTACTCATGAAGAAGTTCTGGCTGATACACTTAATATAATGGAAGAATTTAAAAAGACACTTAAAAAAACAGCTAAACAATCTGGTGTATCAGTGAAAGGTTTTGACTTTTTTAAAGTGTATTCAGATATAGAAGGTCATGTAAGGAACGAAAGATATTCTAAAATGCCAAGTACATTATATTCAGTCGTAGAAGAAGCTTATCCGAAAAATGAGAAGTTTCTGAGTATTTTTAAAGGTAATATTGAAAAAATGTTTGATGAGCAGCAGATAGTGAATAGTAAATCTCAACCTCACGACATTGTTGATAATAAACCTAGAAGCTATTTAAATAATACAACAGTGGACAAACAGCTACAAGGGTCATATTATGCTATTTCTTTCTAA